In a genomic window of Streptococcus oralis:
- a CDS encoding carbohydrate ABC transporter permease, which yields MRETVISYAFLAPVLFFFVIFVLAPMIMGFITSFFNYSMTKFEFVGLDNYIRMFKDPVFVKSLINTVILVIGSVPIVVLFSLFVASQTYHQNAIARSFYRFVFFLPVVTGSVAVTVVWKWIYDPLSGILNFVLKSSHIISQNISWLGDKNWALLAIMIILLTTSVGQPIILYIAAMGNIDNSLVEAARVDGATEFQVFWKIKWPSLLPTTLYIAIITTINSFQCFALIQLLTSGGPNYSTSTLMYYLYEKAFQLTEYGYANTIGVFLAVMIAIVSFAQFKILGNDVEY from the coding sequence ATGCGGGAAACAGTGATTTCCTACGCTTTCCTAGCACCAGTGTTATTCTTCTTTGTCATCTTTGTCTTGGCTCCTATGATTATGGGATTCATTACAAGTTTCTTTAACTACTCCATGACTAAATTTGAGTTTGTGGGCTTGGACAACTACATTCGCATGTTTAAAGACCCTGTCTTTGTGAAGTCTTTGATCAATACCGTTATCCTGGTTATTGGATCTGTTCCGATTGTGGTTCTCTTCTCGCTCTTTGTAGCATCTCAAACCTATCATCAAAATGCCATTGCCCGTTCTTTTTATCGTTTCGTCTTCTTCCTTCCTGTAGTTACAGGTAGTGTTGCCGTAACGGTTGTATGGAAATGGATCTATGACCCCCTATCAGGGATTCTAAACTTTGTCCTTAAGTCAAGCCACATCATCAGCCAAAACATTTCTTGGCTGGGTGACAAAAACTGGGCTTTGCTAGCGATTATGATCATTCTTTTGACAACATCTGTTGGTCAACCGATTATCCTTTATATCGCTGCAATGGGGAATATTGACAACTCACTTGTTGAAGCAGCGCGTGTAGACGGTGCGACTGAATTCCAAGTCTTCTGGAAGATCAAATGGCCTAGCCTTCTTCCAACAACTCTTTACATCGCAATCATCACAACCATCAACTCATTCCAATGTTTCGCCTTGATTCAGTTGTTGACTTCTGGTGGTCCAAACTATTCAACAAGTACCTTGATGTACTACCTTTACGAAAAAGCCTTCCAATTGACAGAGTACGGCTATGCAAATACCATCGGTGTCTTCTTGGCAGTGATGATTGCCATTGTCAGCTTTGCTCAATTCAAGATCCTCGGAAACGACGTAGAATACTAA
- a CDS encoding carbohydrate ABC transporter permease codes for MQPTQKKPLTAFTVISTIILLLLTVLFIFPFYWILTGAFKSQPDTIMIPPQWFPKMPTMENFQQLMVQNPAMQWMWNSVFISLVTMFLVCATSSLAGYVLAKKRFYGQRILFAVFIAAMALPKQVVLVPLVRIVNFMGIHDTLWAVILPLIGWPFGVFLMKQFSENIPTELLESAKIDGCGEIRTFWSVAFPIVKPGFAALAIFTFINTWNDYFMQLVMLTSRQNLTISLGVATMQAEMATNYGLIMAGAALAAVPIVTVFLVFQKSFTQGITMGAVKG; via the coding sequence ATGCAACCTACACAAAAGAAACCTTTAACAGCTTTCACTGTTATTTCAACGATTATCTTGCTCTTGTTGACCGTACTGTTCATCTTTCCATTCTACTGGATCTTGACAGGGGCCTTCAAATCACAACCTGATACCATTATGATTCCACCACAGTGGTTCCCTAAAATGCCAACCATGGAGAACTTCCAACAACTCATGGTGCAAAACCCTGCTATGCAGTGGATGTGGAACTCTGTATTTATCTCACTGGTAACCATGTTCTTAGTCTGTGCAACCTCTTCTCTAGCAGGTTATGTCTTGGCTAAAAAACGTTTCTATGGTCAACGTATCCTCTTTGCAGTCTTTATCGCTGCCATGGCACTTCCAAAACAAGTTGTCCTTGTACCATTGGTACGTATCGTTAACTTCATGGGAATTCACGATACTCTTTGGGCAGTTATCTTGCCTTTGATTGGATGGCCATTTGGGGTATTCCTTATGAAACAATTCAGTGAAAATATCCCTACAGAATTGCTTGAATCAGCTAAAATCGACGGTTGTGGTGAGATTCGTACCTTCTGGAGCGTAGCCTTCCCTATCGTGAAACCAGGATTTGCAGCCCTTGCAATCTTTACCTTCATCAATACTTGGAACGACTACTTCATGCAGTTGGTTATGTTGACTTCACGTCAAAACTTGACTATCTCACTCGGGGTTGCGACCATGCAGGCCGAAATGGCAACCAACTATGGTTTGATCATGGCAGGTGCAGCTCTTGCAGCCGTGCCAATCGTAACCGTCTTCCTTGTCTTCCAAAAATCCTTCACTCAAGGGATTACTATGGGAGCTGTTAAAGGATAA